The following coding sequences lie in one Silene latifolia isolate original U9 population chromosome 5, ASM4854445v1, whole genome shotgun sequence genomic window:
- the LOC141656015 gene encoding uncharacterized protein LOC141656015 gives MDHCGGMTPLTLCLAQDELDEDANTPLYYEECAMEIMLMDPELVSCTIADEDGYTPLYYAVKEGYNRVAEKILMSSQPATSIVGSSDLLELVSLATNCTDHVVRLLFQKLGDWFDLIDDRGFTIVHQWAKDGEARPCKILLEGDDIAEVKTKVYKEMIIIFDTPLHIDARNEECEVGKILIRGYQQKVSLGEEISQDKVAAECPPWKIQNKNGDTPLQAALSSKHEELALEILSIDPTLCQILNNKSESPFFLAVRCGCARVVDEIMRIDEPRFKMLRRNDGTTVLHYLSTLPEKTCRMLLSKYWWIINLEDDQGKMALDYAKRENIPWHFYLMMRSSGQSKTIMAQLPWIYSPSFVRKMKTGTKCAS, from the exons ATGGATCATTGTGGTGGGATGACGCCGTTGACCTTATGCTTGGCACAAgatgagttggatgaggatgCCAACACCCCGCTCTACTATGAGGAATGTGCGATGGAGATAATGTTGATGGATCCCGAACTAGTGAGCTGCACCATTGCTGATGAGGATGGCTACACCCCGCTCTACTATGCCGTCAAAGAGGGTTACAATCGTGTTGCTGAGAAGATTTTGATGTCTTCTCAACCTGCCACTTCTATTGTCGGCTCCTCAGATCTCTTGGAACTTGTTAGTCTTGCTACTAATTGCACAG ATCATGTAGTGAGGTTGCTGTTCCAAAAACTTGGAGATTGGTTTGACCTGATTGACGACAGAGGATTCACAATAGTTCATCAATGGGCCAAGGATGGAGAGGCAAGGCCGTGTAAAATACTTTTAGAGGGAGATGATATTGCTGAGGTGAAGACCAAAGTCTATAAGGAAATGATTATTATATTCGACACTCCATTGCACATAGACGCGAGGAATGAGGAATGTGAAGTAGGGAAAATCTTGATACGCGGCTATCAGCAAAAAGTGAGTCTAGGCGAGGAGATAAGCCAAGACAAAGTGGCTGCAGAGTGTCCTCCTTGGAAAATACAGAACAAAAATGGAGACACACCGTTACAAGCTGCTTTGTCTTCAAAACATGAAGAACTTGCACTAGAGATCCTGTCAATCGATCCAACGTTGTGTCAGATTCTTAACAACAAGAGTGAAAGTCCCTTCTTTCTCGCCGTCAGGTGTGGCTGTGCACGAGTTGTGGATGAGATCATGAGAATTGATGAACCTCGGTTCAAGATGCTTCGTCGCAATGACGGAACCACTGTACTTCATTATTTATCTACTCTTCCAG AGAAAACATGCCGAATGTTGCTTAGTAAATATTGGTGGATCATCAACTTggaagatgatcagggaaagatGGCCCTTGACTATGCCAAACGTGAAAACATTCCTTGGCACTTCTACTTGATGATGAGGTCCAGCGGACAATCAAAGACGATAATGGCACAACTGCCATGGATTTACTCGCCAAGCTTTGTGAGGAAAATGAAGACTGG GACAAAATGTGCAAGCTAA